A window of the Streptomyces sp. NBC_01351 genome harbors these coding sequences:
- the rpsJ gene encoding 30S ribosomal protein S10 — protein sequence MAGQKIRIRLKAYDHEVIDSSAKKIVETVTRTGASVAGPVPLPTEKNVYCVIKSPHKYKDSREHFEMRTHKRLIDILDPTPKTVDSLMRLDLPAGVDIEIKL from the coding sequence ATGGCGGGACAGAAGATCCGCATCCGGCTCAAGGCCTACGACCACGAGGTCATCGATTCCTCGGCGAAGAAGATCGTCGAGACGGTGACGCGCACTGGTGCGTCGGTCGCGGGCCCGGTGCCGCTGCCCACTGAGAAGAACGTGTACTGCGTCATCAAGTCGCCGCACAAGTACAAGGACTCGCGCGAGCACTTCGAGATGCGCACGCACAAGCGCCTGATCGACATCCTCGACCCGACCCCCAAGACCGTTGACTCGCTGATGCGCCTGGACCTTCCGGCCGGCGTTGACATCGAGATCAAGCTCTGA
- a CDS encoding N-acetylmuramoyl-L-alanine amidase, giving the protein MRGTALAAALGVVAVLGFQGAANGFGTDSPDEAAGARYEATGKTKAPVEGKLQKLALKPKGTGKAVLSQQDTKPFGLLGVSWKDPDATVQGAIEARTRDAESGKWSKWITLEAVKATMDGKRPGLKGATEPVWVGPSDGAEVRVGGGAAELPEGLELNLVDPGAAKPKKKGDLGAAPVAFALPAVDPVPTDPPSVPPSVPGPDSTAPKPDVVLRKDWGADESIVVEGPIYLPAGKVKATFVHHTAVADPYECSESAAMVRSLLKYHVEVNKWRDLGYNFVVDKCGAVFEGRKGGVDQPVNGAHTFGWNGESSGIAVLGDYTHAGASAAALDAVAKVASYKLGQYDGDINGTTKLVAPADNLTNYFGAKYVKGQSYDFKTLSGHRDGFNTQCPGNQLYPQLDTIRKSGPAAKLKITNVNGATPQPGTSVETPGPVSLTWSTSTAAALVTKFELLVDEQVVATTAGTATQASTTLAVGSHQLQIRATTTNGKVSTSLPVTVVAAVKDIKFVPVTPKRLMDTREGLGVPLQKVAGGTSVTLPVTSAGMNNVTAVVLNVTATNPTQASFVSVYPNGTTRAEASNLNFTAGQTIPNLVVVPVVDGKVSFYNHAGTVDLIADITGYFTASGEGATQTSHGPTRLMDTREGLGVAQQKVAGGSAVSLDVPIAGAKAVVLNVTATNPTQGSFVSVYPGGTNETRPGASNLNFTAGQTIPNLVIVPVKDGKVSFYNHLGAVDLIADITGYFSDSTAGSTHTNIGPKRLMDTRAGLGAPEGKVNGGTAVTLPLAGIDGIPATGVTSVVLNVTATEPTQGSFVSVYPGDANETRPGVSNLNFTGGQTIPNLVIVPVKDGKVSFYNHSGGVHLIADITGYFSK; this is encoded by the coding sequence GTGCGTGGGACGGCTCTCGCCGCCGCGCTCGGTGTCGTAGCGGTACTCGGGTTCCAGGGAGCGGCCAACGGCTTCGGAACCGACTCCCCGGACGAGGCCGCAGGGGCCCGCTACGAGGCCACCGGCAAGACGAAGGCCCCGGTCGAGGGCAAGCTCCAGAAGCTGGCGCTCAAGCCGAAGGGGACCGGCAAGGCCGTGCTCTCCCAGCAGGACACGAAGCCCTTCGGGCTCCTCGGCGTCTCCTGGAAGGACCCCGACGCCACGGTCCAGGGGGCCATCGAAGCCCGTACCCGCGACGCGGAGTCCGGCAAGTGGTCGAAGTGGATCACCCTTGAGGCCGTCAAGGCCACCATGGACGGCAAGCGTCCCGGTCTGAAGGGCGCCACCGAGCCCGTGTGGGTCGGCCCCTCCGACGGCGCCGAGGTCCGGGTGGGCGGCGGCGCGGCCGAGCTCCCCGAGGGCCTGGAGCTGAACCTGGTCGACCCGGGTGCCGCGAAGCCCAAGAAGAAGGGCGACCTCGGGGCCGCCCCGGTCGCCTTCGCCCTTCCGGCGGTGGACCCGGTGCCCACCGATCCGCCCAGCGTCCCGCCGTCGGTCCCCGGACCCGACTCCACCGCGCCGAAGCCGGACGTGGTGCTGCGCAAGGACTGGGGCGCGGACGAGTCCATCGTCGTCGAGGGCCCGATCTACCTCCCCGCGGGCAAGGTCAAGGCCACCTTCGTCCACCACACCGCGGTCGCCGACCCGTACGAGTGCAGTGAGTCCGCGGCCATGGTCCGCAGCCTGCTCAAGTACCACGTGGAGGTCAACAAGTGGCGTGACCTCGGCTACAACTTCGTCGTCGACAAGTGCGGCGCGGTCTTCGAGGGCCGCAAGGGCGGCGTCGACCAGCCCGTGAACGGCGCGCACACCTTCGGCTGGAACGGCGAGTCGAGCGGCATCGCCGTCCTCGGCGACTACACGCACGCGGGCGCCTCGGCCGCCGCGCTCGACGCCGTCGCGAAGGTGGCCTCGTACAAGCTGGGCCAGTACGACGGGGACATCAACGGCACGACGAAGCTGGTCGCGCCGGCCGACAACCTGACCAACTACTTCGGCGCCAAGTACGTCAAGGGTCAGTCGTACGACTTCAAGACGCTCTCGGGTCACCGGGACGGCTTCAACACCCAGTGCCCGGGCAACCAGCTGTATCCGCAGCTGGACACGATCCGGAAGTCCGGCCCGGCCGCGAAGCTGAAGATCACCAATGTGAACGGCGCGACCCCGCAGCCGGGCACTTCCGTGGAGACCCCCGGACCGGTGTCGCTGACCTGGTCGACCAGCACGGCGGCGGCCCTGGTGACCAAGTTCGAGCTGCTGGTCGACGAGCAGGTGGTCGCCACCACCGCGGGCACCGCGACCCAGGCCTCGACGACGCTGGCCGTCGGCAGCCACCAGCTCCAGATCCGGGCGACCACGACGAACGGCAAGGTGTCCACCAGCCTGCCGGTCACCGTCGTGGCGGCGGTCAAGGACATCAAGTTCGTCCCGGTCACACCCAAGCGCCTGATGGACACGCGTGAGGGCCTGGGCGTCCCGCTGCAGAAGGTCGCCGGCGGCACCTCCGTGACCCTCCCGGTCACCAGCGCGGGCATGAACAACGTGACCGCGGTCGTGCTGAACGTGACGGCGACCAACCCGACGCAGGCGAGCTTCGTCTCGGTCTACCCGAACGGGACCACCCGCGCCGAGGCGTCGAACCTGAACTTCACCGCCGGCCAGACGATCCCGAACCTCGTGGTCGTCCCGGTCGTCGACGGGAAGGTCTCCTTCTACAACCACGCGGGCACCGTCGACCTGATCGCCGACATCACCGGCTACTTCACGGCGAGCGGCGAGGGCGCCACGCAGACCAGCCACGGCCCGACGCGCCTGATGGACACCCGTGAGGGCCTGGGCGTCGCGCAGCAGAAGGTGGCCGGCGGCAGCGCGGTCAGCCTCGACGTCCCGATCGCGGGCGCCAAGGCGGTCGTCCTGAACGTGACGGCGACCAACCCGACGCAGGGCAGCTTCGTCTCGGTCTACCCGGGCGGTACGAACGAGACCCGTCCCGGTGCGTCGAACCTGAACTTCACGGCGGGCCAGACGATCCCGAACCTGGTGATCGTTCCGGTCAAGGACGGGAAGGTCAGCTTCTACAACCACCTGGGCGCCGTCGACCTGATCGCGGACATCACCGGCTACTTCTCGGACAGCACCGCGGGCTCGACGCACACCAACATCGGGCCGAAGCGCCTCATGGACACCCGTGCGGGCCTCGGCGCCCCGGAGGGCAAGGTGAACGGCGGCACCGCCGTCACCCTCCCGCTCGCGGGCATCGACGGGATCCCGGCCACCGGGGTCACCTCGGTCGTGCTGAACGTGACGGCGACCGAGCCGACGCAGGGCAGCTTCGTCTCGGTCTACCCGGGCGACGCGAACGAGACCCGTCCCGGCGTGTCGAACCTGAACTTCACGGGCGGCCAGACGATCCCGAACCTGGTGATCGTCCCGGTCAAGGACGGGAAGGTCAGCTTCTACAACCACTCGGGCGGCGTCCACCTGATCGCGGACATCACCGGGTACTTCAGCAAGTGA